The Papaver somniferum cultivar HN1 chromosome 3, ASM357369v1, whole genome shotgun sequence genome includes a region encoding these proteins:
- the LOC113357654 gene encoding peptidyl-prolyl cis-trans isomerase Pin1-like isoform X2 — translation MSSGDKVRASHILIKHHGSRRAASWRDEDGTKFIKNTTKESAITQLKALKEDIISGPFGRGQMQKPFEEATFALKVGEISDIVDTDSGVHIIKRTG, via the exons ATGTCTTCAGGAGATAAAGTTAGGGCATCCCATATATTGATTAAACATCATGGTTCCAGAAGAGCAGCTTCTTGGAGAGATGAAGATGGTACCAAATTTATTAAAAATACTACTAAAGAAAGTGCTATTACCCAACTCAAGGCCCTAAAAGAAGATATcatttctg GCCCTTTTGGCCGAGGACAGATGCAGAAGCCTTTTGAAGAGGCAACTTTTGCTCTGAAGGTTGGTGAAATTAGCGATATTGTGGATACTGATAGTGGTGTCCATATCATAAAGAGAACTGGCTGA
- the LOC113357654 gene encoding peptidyl-prolyl cis-trans isomerase Pin1-like isoform X1, producing the protein MSSGDKVRASHILIKHHGSRRAASWRDEDGTKFIKNTTKESAITQLKALKEDIISGKSKFEDVAMEQSDCSSAKRGGDLGPFGRGQMQKPFEEATFALKVGEISDIVDTDSGVHIIKRTG; encoded by the exons ATGTCTTCAGGAGATAAAGTTAGGGCATCCCATATATTGATTAAACATCATGGTTCCAGAAGAGCAGCTTCTTGGAGAGATGAAGATGGTACCAAATTTATTAAAAATACTACTAAAGAAAGTGCTATTACCCAACTCAAGGCCCTAAAAGAAGATATcatttctggtaaatctaagtttGAAGATGTTGCTATGGAGCAATCTGATTGTAGCTCCGCTAAACGTGGCGGCGATCTTG GCCCTTTTGGCCGAGGACAGATGCAGAAGCCTTTTGAAGAGGCAACTTTTGCTCTGAAGGTTGGTGAAATTAGCGATATTGTGGATACTGATAGTGGTGTCCATATCATAAAGAGAACTGGCTGA